Proteins from a genomic interval of Desertibacillus haloalkaliphilus:
- a CDS encoding gamma-glutamylcyclotransferase family protein, whose amino-acid sequence KVSGELYEVTTDELVQLDQLEDYVSGRKSNEYERVVRTVYTEEGEREAFVYIAGKQLSDCYNTIEENDWILYTKC is encoded by the coding sequence GTAAAGTATCAGGTGAATTATATGAAGTTACAACCGATGAATTAGTGCAGCTCGATCAATTAGAAGACTACGTATCTGGTCGTAAATCAAATGAGTATGAGCGAGTGGTGAGGACTGTATATACAGAAGAGGGGGAAAGAGAAGCGTTTGTTTACATTGCAGGGAAACAACTATCAGATTGTTACAATACTATTGAGGAAAACGATTGGATTTTATATACAAAATGTTGA